The genomic interval TTTATTTGTGTCTCCCATACCTCCATGTTCCCAAACCCTTCTTCCGACAAAAAACAAGCAGAAATGCGATCGCTTGCTGCCTTAGCATTTAGGGGTTTGGCGAAGAAATACCCTTGGGCTTTTTCGCATTGGAGTTGCTGCAATTGTTGCAACTGGGATTGGGTTTCTACCCCTTCTGCGACCACTTCCATGCCTAGGGTATGGGCTAGAGTAATAATCGTACGAACGATTTCTGCACGTTCTGGGAAGTTGAGGTGTTGGTGGGTGCGATCGGGGCGAATTTGACTGACAAAAGATTTATCAATTTTAAGCGTGTTCACAGGGAAGCTGTGTAGGTAACTTAACGAAGAATATCCCGTTCCAAAATCATCGATACTCAGGTTAATGGCGCGCTGACGCAATTGTAATAAAAGATTGGTAACCGGTTCTGGATCGTCCATGAGCATGCTTTCGGTGAGCTCTAGGGTCAAAAAATGACCAGATAGCCCAGTTTCTGCGAGAATTCTATCTAAATTTTCTAAAATACTATCGTCCCGTAGCTGTTTCCCAGATAGATTGACGCTGACGCGCAGGGGTAAATTGTTGGGGAAGACTTGTTGCTGCCACAGGCGCATTTGCTGGCAGGCTTGACGCAAAACAATATTGCCCAAATCGACAATAAGACCGGTTTCTTCGGCGATGGGGATAAATTCGGCAGGACCTAACAAGCCGCGGTAGGGATGCTGCCAGCGAACCAGGGCTTCAAATCCGGTAAGTTCGTAGGTATCGATGCGAATAATGGGTTGGTAATATAGCAGAAATTCTGAATATTCGGGTTCTTCTGCCCAAATAGCCCGGCGCAGGTCGTTTTCGATTTTCAGCAGTTTGACTGCTGGGGCATGCATGGCGCGGTCGAAGATGGTATAGCGGGATTTGCCCAGTTCTTTGGCGCGGTACATGGCTAGGTCGGCGTCTCGCAGCAGTTGTTCCGGGCGGGTATAGTTGTAGGAACTCAGGGCAATGCCGATGCTGACGGTGGTGAAGACTTCGTGACCTTCCACATGATAGGGAACTGAAAGGGCTTGGCGGATGCGTTCGGCAATTTGTACGGCGTCTTGGGCGGTTTCGATGTCTTCCAGGAGAATGGTAAATTCGTCGCCCCCCAAACGGGCAACGGTGTCGCTGCTGCGTAGAATTTTTTCTAGCGATCGCGCGATCGCAATTAGCAGCTTGTCGCCGACCAAATGCCCCAAACTATCGTTGACAATTTTAAAACGGTCCAAATCCAAAAACAAAACAGCAAATAAGGACTCTCGATGGCGTTGGCTGCGTTTGAGTGCCCCTTCCACCCGTTCCATAAATAAGTTACGATTGGGCAAGCCGGTGAGAGCATCGTGCAAGGCATCGTGTAGAAGCTGTTCTTGGGCAAGTTTGCGATCGCTAATATCTTCTGCAATTCCCACCACGCGATACACTTCCCCCCGGTCGTTTTTCACGGGAAAGGTCCGATGCCAAATCCAACGGATTTGTCCGTTTTCGTCCACCAAGCGGTATTCCAGGTGGCTGGGTTCGCGACACCACCGGCGGTCTACCCAACTTTTCACCAATTCCCGTTCCTGGGGATGGATGCGTTCCAGCCAACTGTGGGCATCTTCGTACAAGCGATCGCGGGATTCCCCCCAAATGGACTCGTAGGCGGGGCTGACGTACAGCCACTGTTCGGTTTCTGGGGAAAACAACCAAAAGACATCTTGAATGTTTTCTGCTAGCTGCCGAAACCGTTCTTCACTCTCTCGCAGGGCATTTTCTGTCTGGCGGCGGTCGGTAATATCCCGTACGGAAACTACGTAAACGGATCTCCCCTGCCAAAGGGCCGGGGCAACGCGCATTTCGCCGATAGCTAGTTTGCCTTGCGTACCCAAAAGTTGAATTTCTGCTGTTTCCTCTCGTACGACGGGTAAGCCCAATTCGCTGCCCAGCAACTCTTCTAGCTTGCGATCGAACAATTTGGTGGCGGCTGGGTTGGCAAAACAGATTTTCCCGTTTTGGTCTACAATCAAAATGCTGTCGGAAGTATTGGTGACGATCGCGTTGAGTTGGTTTTGACTTTCTTGTAGGGCCAAGAAAGGATAATTTTCGGAAGTGAGGTTTGGTGAGGAAGGGAGACAAACCACTGCCAAAATCCCTAAAAAATCATCCTGACGATCGAATAAAGGAATAACGTT from Geitlerinema sp. PCC 9228 carries:
- a CDS encoding bifunctional diguanylate cyclase/phosphodiesterase — protein: MPHQSSFSSPDSRSNEAKKHERLAKYYRLLALMQEGLWWLNAQGQTVEVTSQMAALLGYRREEILNASLFDFLTPAVSVTVQQYWESSKQGIQGNWTVEFTCKDGSALLTRINVIPLFDRQDDFLGILAVVCLPSSPNLTSENYPFLALQESQNQLNAIVTNTSDSILIVDQNGKICFANPAATKLFDRKLEELLGSELGLPVVREETAEIQLLGTQGKLAIGEMRVAPALWQGRSVYVVSVRDITDRRQTENALRESEERFRQLAENIQDVFWLFSPETEQWLYVSPAYESIWGESRDRLYEDAHSWLERIHPQERELVKSWVDRRWCREPSHLEYRLVDENGQIRWIWHRTFPVKNDRGEVYRVVGIAEDISDRKLAQEQLLHDALHDALTGLPNRNLFMERVEGALKRSQRHRESLFAVLFLDLDRFKIVNDSLGHLVGDKLLIAIARSLEKILRSSDTVARLGGDEFTILLEDIETAQDAVQIAERIRQALSVPYHVEGHEVFTTVSIGIALSSYNYTRPEQLLRDADLAMYRAKELGKSRYTIFDRAMHAPAVKLLKIENDLRRAIWAEEPEYSEFLLYYQPIIRIDTYELTGFEALVRWQHPYRGLLGPAEFIPIAEETGLIVDLGNIVLRQACQQMRLWQQQVFPNNLPLRVSVNLSGKQLRDDSILENLDRILAETGLSGHFLTLELTESMLMDDPEPVTNLLLQLRQRAINLSIDDFGTGYSSLSYLHSFPVNTLKIDKSFVSQIRPDRTHQHLNFPERAEIVRTIITLAHTLGMEVVAEGVETQSQLQQLQQLQCEKAQGYFFAKPLNAKAASDRISACFLSEEGFGNMEVWETQIN